Proteins co-encoded in one Zootoca vivipara chromosome 3, rZooViv1.1, whole genome shotgun sequence genomic window:
- the TLR5 gene encoding toll-like receptor 5 — protein sequence MLHGHLLFLIGLTFAYREMNADPRCAVTGRLVNYDWCNFTEVPPLPENIALLSLNFNFIQQVNATSFPLLETLLVLSLGSQLVSPVTVGKNAFRNLPNLLQLDLAYNKMIVLDPQAFRGLGKLSNLLLYYNDLNETILEKDYFKDLVSLEYLHLAFNKITRIRPHPSLRNMHKLMILDLKLNRIETICEGDLYSFQGKAFTLLNLNSNGLFKGDSQDWATCGNPFKNIVFNTLDVGSNGWDVRTTQQFCAAIQGTPLVGLKISPHTMGSSFGFNNMPDPNNNTFAGLAQSGLRLLNISHGFIFSLQPGVFQYLGDLELLDLNSNKINKIQKGAFFGLRRLQLLDLSYNLLGELFDDTFDGLQNVHTIALQHNHIGVIDRAPFKGLPSLHTVNLSDNALKVILTLPSLSYAFLGGNRIQSGDYSKIVAINSTYVDMGGNRMDNLGDLYELLRYPVPQYILLRNNRFSYCYRYNDIAEDNQLLYLDLGDNMLKLVWERSLCLDVFKALSKLQVLHLNNNYLSFLPEGIFDGLVSLVRLNLASNLLTYISHSAFPVSLKNLDLSSNQLLYPDPQLFATLDNLDITYNRFYCNCFLSDLIVWLNQTNVTLAGSPDERFCFGPPDLAGKTLHEFNVDDCNEDKILEPLQLSLFIFTTVAVTLFLTAVIVFARFRGTCFIWYKTVARVFLKEQQPALQEEIYRYDAYMCYSSKDFEWVQNSLIRHLDLQYSDKNKFALCFEERDFLPGEDHISNIRDAIWNCRKTICIVTKQFLKDGWCVEAFNFAQSRYFCDLKDVLIMVVAGSLSQYQLMKYQPVRVFLQRGQYLRWPEDPQDVEWFLNALSHQMLKKKEVKKKQKKKKKKKLKRRKSKTLEMNVITIS from the coding sequence ATGCTTCATGGTCACCTACTATTTCTCATTGGACTGACATTTGCATACAGAGAAATGAATGCAGATCCTCGGTGTGCCGTAACAGGCAGGCTTGTGAACTACGACTGGTGCAACTTCACAGAGGTTCCCCCTCTGCCTGAAAACATTGCTTTACTATCCCTAAATTTCAATTTCATCCAGCAAGTGAATGCCACATCCTTCCCACTGCTGGAGACATTGTTAGTTCTGTCACTTGGAAGCCAGCTGGTCTCTCCTGTCACAGTAGGAAAAAATGCTTTTAGGAATTTGCCAAACCTTCTGCAACTGGATTTAGCTTACAATAAAATGATTGTGCTGGATCCACAGGCTTTCAGGGGGCTGGGGAAGTTAAGTAACCTTCTGCTATACTATAATGATCTTAACGAAACCATTCTGGAAAAGGATTACTTTAAAGATTTGGTCTCTCTGGAATATCTGCACCTTGCATTCAATAAGATCACGAGGATTCGCCCTCACCCTTCATTGCGCAACATGCACAAGTTAATGATTCTGGACTTGAAATTAAACCGCATTGAGACCATATGTGAGGGAGACCTCTACAGCTTTCAAGGAAAAGCTTTCACATTGTTGAATCTTAATTCTAATGGTTTGTTTAAAGGAGATTCTCAAGACTGGGCAACTTGTGGCAATCCTTTCAAAAACATAGTCTTCAATACACTGGATGTTGGTAGCAATGGCTGGGATGTAAGAACAACCCAGCAATTCTGTGCAGCTATTCAGGGAACACCACTTGTGGGTTTGAAGATATCGCCTCACACCATGGGCTCATCGTTTGGCTTTAATAACATGCCAGACCCAAACAACAATACATTTGCAGGTTTGGCCCAGAGTGGCCTTCGCCTGCTTAATATTTCACATGGCTTTATCTTTTCTCTTCAGCCAGGTGTATTTCAATATCTTGGTGATCTGGAATTGCTGGATCTCaactcaaataaaataaataaaattcaaaaaggaGCATTCTTTGGTCTCCGGCGCCTACAACTCCTAGACCTGTCATACAATCTGCTCGGAGAACTCTTTGATGACACTTTTGACGGTCTTCAAAATGTGCATACTATAGCTCTGCAACACAATCATATTGGGGTGATCGATAGGGCTCCATTTAAAGGCTTGCCAAGCCTTCACACTGTGAACCTCAGCGACAATGCCCTAAAAGTAATCTTAACACTCCCAAGTCTCAGCTATGCTTTTTTAGGTGGCAACCGGATACAGTCTGGAGACTACAGTAAAATAGTGGCTATAAATTCAACATATGTTGACATGGGAGGAAACAGGATGGACAATCTGGGAGACCTCTATGAACTTCTCCGATATCCAGTTCCACAGTATATTTTGTTAAGAAATAACCGCTTCTCCTATTGCTACAGGTACAATGATATAGCAGAAGACAACCAGTTGCTCTACTTGGATCTTGGAGACAATATGTTGAAGCTTGTGTGGGAGAGAAGCTTGTGCTTGGATGTGTTCAAGGCGTTGTCCAAGCTTCAGGTCCTGCATCTCAATAATAACTATCTTAGTTTCCTTCCAGAGGGCATCTTTGATGGCCTGGTATCACTGGTTAGGCTTAACTTGGCTTCAAACCTCTTAACTTACATTTCTCACAGTGCCTTTCCTGTGAGCCTCAAGAACCTTGACTTATCCTCGAACCAGCTGCTTTATCCAGATCCTCAGCTCTTTGCAACTCTGGACAATCTGGATATCACCTATAACAGATTTTACTGTAATTGCTTCTTAAGCGACCTAATTGTGTGGCTGAACCAAACCAATGTCACCTTAGCTGGGTCACCAGatgaaaggttttgttttggacCCCCTGATCTTGCTGGCAAAACCCTTCATGAGTTTAATGTTGATGATTGCAATGAAGATAAGATATTGGAGCCTCTGCAGTTGTCGCTCTTCATTTTTACCACCGTTGCTGTGACCCTGTTCTTAACGGCGGTGATTGTTTTTGCTCGCTTTAGAGGAACTTGCTTCATTTGGTATAAGACTGTGGCAAGAGTATTCTTGAAGGAGCAACAGCCAGCGTTGCAGGAAGAGATCTATAGATACGATGCCTACATGTGCTACAGCAGCAAGGATTTTGAGTGGGTCCAAAACTCCTTGATAAGGCACCTAGACCTCCAGTATTCTGATAAAAACAAATTTGCTCTCTGCTTTGAAGAGCGAGATTTCTTGCCAGGAGAGGATCATATCAGCAACATTCGTGATGCCATTTGGAACTGTAGGAAAACGATTTGCATTGTGACGAAACAGTTTCTCAAGGATGGCTGGTGCGTCGAAGCTTTCAATTTTGCTCAGAGTCGGTATTTTTGTGACCTGAAAGACGTCCTCATAATGGTGGTGGCTGGATCGCTTTCCCAGTATCAGCTTATGAAGTATCAACCAGTCAGAGTGTTTTTGCAAAGGGGTCAATACTTGAGGTGGCCCGAAGACCCCCAAGATGTGGAGTGGTTTCTAAATGCACTTTCTCACCAAATGCTGAagaagaaggaagtgaaaaagaaacagaagaagaagaagaagaagaaactcaaGAGGAGGAAATCAAAGACATTGGAAATGAATGTTATTACCATCTCTTAG